CACGAGCGCAGGCTCTCGCACATCGACGGCGCATGGCGCGCCAACGACGTTCCGCTCGTTTTCTTCCACTACTCCGGCTATTCCCCCTACCTGCCCTGGCAGCTGTCGCGGCACCAGAACAGGTTCCACCCCGAGGACAGTCCCGAACTCGAGGCGCTGACGCTCGGATACAGGGAGAAATTGCTCGGCAACGGGTATCTGTTCTGCAGCAAGCTCCCCTACGCGTTCGCCACGCTCTCCAACGGAACGCGGCTTCCCATGCGCATCGTGCGCGACATCATGCAATGGGCCGCCCGCAACAGGGTGGAGACGCCGGACCCGGTGGACGAACCGGACGCGTTCTGCCGCTTCCTGATGTCGCGAGGCGTGGCCCCAGACTTCCCGGACTCCATCCTGGCCTTCCATTTCCTGCTGAGAGCCCGGAAGGACCTCCTGGATGTCTTCCCAAACGCGCTGTCCCACGGCAACGATCCCGGGTTCCGGGAGTGGCTCGCCCTGGAAGGGGCCTCCGGGGAACAACTCGTCGATCTCTTGGCGTTCGAAGAGAACGAAACGCCCTATGACTACGTTCAGGACGCCTTCGATCGCCTCCGGCGCGCGCAGCGAAGCGACGTGTTCGACTACTTCAAAGGGTTCTGGGCAGACGACGGACTTTTCGACGAGTTCGCCGAGTGGTTTTCCACTTACGGCCAGGAGGAAATGGGATTCACCAAGGAACATACCGAAGCGTTCAAGGGCACCCGCGGAAACGTCACGAGGATTTTCAGTCTGTACTTCTCCCATTGGGACATCCAGGCCCAGCACGGCAACATCGCCGCACCGGGCGGATTGGTTTCTTTCACGGCCTGGCTGCGACGCAATCGCGGCAGCTTGAAGCTGTCCCATGAAGACATCAGCCTTTTCTTGGAATATGCTCGAGAAAACGCCTCACTGATGCGCAAGATCGTGTTCCTGTACCATTACGCCGGCCCTTCGACGGACCGCAGCACATGCCCGAACCTCTACGACGCGGCTCGAAGATGCAGGGAACTGCAGCTTGAGGATTTCACCAGGGAGATCACGGCCTGGCTCGCGAACGAGGAGGCCATGGCCCCCATCGACCACCACGCCGCCCACTTCGACAGCGACGCCGGCACGCTGGACAATCCCCGCGCCTGCGTCATTCCTGAAATGACCCCCGAGTACAACCACGACTTCATGCGCTCCTGCCGCGGGGCGATCGATCCGGCGGACGGGGCGATCAAGGTCAACTTCGCCGGATATCTCAACGCCCCCACCGGGATGGGCGAGTGTTCGCGAAGCCTGCTGAGAACGCTTTTCCAGCCGGACATCCGCCTGCGCGCCATGACCATTCCCACCCGGCACACCATGCCCGCGCCCCCGCCCGACAACCCGTTCGTCTTCGGCTGGCCGCAGGGCTACGCCGACGTGTCGCTCACCGTGGCCAACGCCGACGCCACCGACCCCGCGAACAGGTTCCTGCCCGGCGTCCACAGGGCGAAGCGCAACATCGGCTACTGGATGTGGGAAACCGCCGTCCTGCCGCGCGGCATGGCGAAATCCCACGCCTTCTACGACGAGATCTGGACCGCGAGCTCCCATTCGGCCAGCGCCATCGAGAAGGCCACGGGCAAGGCGACGGCCGTCGTGCCGATCCCGCTGGACTTCGAGGCGCTCGCCCGGGCGCGGGCGAACCGGGCGCGTTTCGGGTTGCCCGAGCGCTCGACCCTGTTCGGCTTCCTGTTCGATCCCAACAGCGTGCTGGAGCGCAAGAACATCCGCGCCGTGATCCGGGCCTTCCTCTCCAGCCTTCGTCCCGACGACGACTGCCTCCTCGTCCTCAAGGCCAACGGCGCCGCGCGCGGCAACCTTGAATACGAGACCCTGCGGACCATGGCCAACGATCGCGTCCTCTTCACGGAATGCGTGCTCAGCCGGGAAGACACCTACGATTTCCTGAAAAGCCTCGACGTGTACGTCTCGCTCCACCGCTCCGAAGGGTTCGGGCTCACCTGCGCCGAATCCATGGCCCTGGGGCTCCCCGTCATCGCCACGGGCTACTCCGGCAACCTGGACTTCATGGACTCGACCAACAGCATCCTGGTCCCGGCCGAGATCATCGAGACGGACAGGGCATACGGACCCTACCCCGCCGGAACCGTCTGGGGCGACCCCGACATCGCGGCCGCGGGCGCGGGCATGCGCGCCCTGCTCAACTCCGACAAACGCAAATCGCTGGGCTCAGCAGCCCGGCAGTCAATATTCCAAACGCTAAACCCCGACAGAATAGCCAACCTTGTTCGTTCCAATCTTAGGTCAAACCTTTCTTGAGCTTAAACAACGCGCAGCCAACTACAAACCCCATCTCAATAAATTCATAGGACTACAAGCCATGCACGACCCTGAAATGGCAGCGCAGGAAGTTTGGGCGTATTTTAAACGCTTAAACAAGGGGCTTACCAACAGCGGGAGAAAGGTGAACTTGATCGGTGTTGGAGCTGGCCGTTGCGGGACATCGATGATTCAGCTGCTCTTTGAAAACTCGCGGGACATATACGCCACACCGGTCAAAGAAGTCAACTATTTCGGCGTCATGGAAGAAAAGCATCATCCACGAGGCTGGTCGCGAAGAGATTATGAGAGGATATTCCTGGATGCGGACAGCGAAAAATATGTCTGTGAAATAAGCCCCGTCTATTTAACCCAACCAGGTTCTGCCGAGTCAATTCTTCAATACAACCAGGATATCAAAATCATAATTACTTTAAGAGAACCACTCTCCAGATCTATTTCGCTCTACAAGCATCTCTACCGCGAGCACGGCAACAACTCCATCGAAAAGTATTTCACCGAAGGCCTTAGTCAAGTCAAGCTCAATGCCGTCAGAGAAACGGACTGGCTGTCTCCGGGCAAAAATATACTGCAATCTCAATACGCTGACGCCATTGCCAAATTCCTCAAGTTATTCCCAAGAGAAAACATATGCATACTGCTCTACGAAGACTTAAGATACGATTCCGCGCACTGGATCAATACGCTTGAATCATTTATCGGCCTAGACCTAGACAGCTCATTCTTGAGCTGCAATGTAAACGCTTCAGAAGACGTTCCCCTGGACTTAACGCCTGAGTGTGCCAACAAACTTCTGAGTCATTTTCTTCCAGACGTTATCCGCACATCTGAAATTCTTGG
This window of the Fundidesulfovibrio magnetotacticus genome carries:
- a CDS encoding sulfotransferase domain-containing protein, encoding MHDPEMAAQEVWAYFKRLNKGLTNSGRKVNLIGVGAGRCGTSMIQLLFENSRDIYATPVKEVNYFGVMEEKHHPRGWSRRDYERIFLDADSEKYVCEISPVYLTQPGSAESILQYNQDIKIIITLREPLSRSISLYKHLYREHGNNSIEKYFTEGLSQVKLNAVRETDWLSPGKNILQSQYADAIAKFLKLFPRENICILLYEDLRYDSAHWINTLESFIGLDLDSSFLSCNVNASEDVPLDLTPECANKLLSHFLPDVIRTSEILGIDLKTKWYSHTEQTPQRSASLIMPEPDNPQRPTRE
- a CDS encoding glycosyltransferase, with translation MKHSADNTVDARPGKDAALTIVSANYLSHAVTLCDSFKHFHPDKDFIIALVDDVSDEVLEMFPCAGRIVKITDFAIPDFSRMAYRYSVIELNTAVKPYILGRLFESALYGKIIYLDPDIELFHPLDAAYSALDAHSIALTPHITKPYFDGKSPGDHAILLSGAYNLGFLGIKDCASARNLLDWWKEKLFVDCVSDTGNGYFVDQRWLDLAPCFCPDHKIIFDDGYNVAYWNLHERRLSHIDGAWRANDVPLVFFHYSGYSPYLPWQLSRHQNRFHPEDSPELEALTLGYREKLLGNGYLFCSKLPYAFATLSNGTRLPMRIVRDIMQWAARNRVETPDPVDEPDAFCRFLMSRGVAPDFPDSILAFHFLLRARKDLLDVFPNALSHGNDPGFREWLALEGASGEQLVDLLAFEENETPYDYVQDAFDRLRRAQRSDVFDYFKGFWADDGLFDEFAEWFSTYGQEEMGFTKEHTEAFKGTRGNVTRIFSLYFSHWDIQAQHGNIAAPGGLVSFTAWLRRNRGSLKLSHEDISLFLEYARENASLMRKIVFLYHYAGPSTDRSTCPNLYDAARRCRELQLEDFTREITAWLANEEAMAPIDHHAAHFDSDAGTLDNPRACVIPEMTPEYNHDFMRSCRGAIDPADGAIKVNFAGYLNAPTGMGECSRSLLRTLFQPDIRLRAMTIPTRHTMPAPPPDNPFVFGWPQGYADVSLTVANADATDPANRFLPGVHRAKRNIGYWMWETAVLPRGMAKSHAFYDEIWTASSHSASAIEKATGKATAVVPIPLDFEALARARANRARFGLPERSTLFGFLFDPNSVLERKNIRAVIRAFLSSLRPDDDCLLVLKANGAARGNLEYETLRTMANDRVLFTECVLSREDTYDFLKSLDVYVSLHRSEGFGLTCAESMALGLPVIATGYSGNLDFMDSTNSILVPAEIIETDRAYGPYPAGTVWGDPDIAAAGAGMRALLNSDKRKSLGSAARQSIFQTLNPDRIANLVRSNLRSNLS